From Camelina sativa cultivar DH55 chromosome 7, Cs, whole genome shotgun sequence, one genomic window encodes:
- the LOC104703829 gene encoding aspartic proteinase A2 isoform X1: MGVESRAVAVSLFVLFLLFVSATSESNDDGTIRVGLKKLKLDPNNRLATRFGSSQEEALRSSFRSYNNNLGGDSGDADIVALKNYLDAQYYGEIAIGTPPQKFTVIFDTGSANLWVPSGKCFLSISCFFHAKYKSSRSSTYKKDGKRAAIHYGSGSISGFFSYDAVTVGDLVVKDQEFIEATSEPGITFVVAKFDGLLGLGFQEISVGNATPVWYNMLTQGLIKKPVFSFWLNRDPKSEEGGEIVFGGVDPNHFRGEHTYVPVTQRGYWQFDMGEVLIAGESTGYCGSGCSAIADSGTSLLAGPTAVIAMINKAIGASGVVSQQCKTVVDQYGQIILDLLLAETQPQKICSQIGLCGFDGTQGVSMGIDSVVDKENMKSSSGLRGAGCPPCEMAVVWIQSQLRQNMTQERIVNYVNEICERMPNPNGESAVDCSKLSTMPTVSFTIGGKVFDLAPEEYILKIGEGPVAQCISGFTALDIPPPRGPLWILGDVFMGKYHTVFDFGNERVGFAEAV, translated from the exons ATGGGAGTAGAATCGAGAGCAGTTGCTGTTTCACTCTTTGTGTTGTTTCTGTTGTTTGTCTCAGCCACTTCTGAGAGCAATGATGATGGAACAATCAGAGTTGGCTTGAAAAAACTGAAACTGGATCCTAACAACCGACTTGCAACACGCTTTGGTTCCAGTCAAGAAGAGGCCTTAAGATCTTCTTTCCGTTCGTACAACAACAATCTTGGTGGTGATTCTGGAGATGCTGACATTGTAGCGCTCAAGAATTACTTGGATGCTCAGTACTATGGTGAGATTGCTATCGGTACTCCACCGCAGAAGTTTACTGTCATTTTTGATACCGGAAGCGCTAACCTTTGGGTGCCATCAGGGAAGTGTTTTCTCTCG atttcttgtttctttcatgCAAAGTACAAGTCCTCGCGTTCAAGCACATATAAGAAAGATG GGAAAAGGGCCGCAATCCATTACGGGTCAGGATCGATCTCTGGTTTCTTTAGTTATGATGCTGTCACAGTTGGTGATTTGGTTGTCAAAGATCAG GAGTTTATTGAGGCAACCAGTGAGCCAGGTATAACATTCGTGGTGGCTAAATTTGATGGTCTACTTGGTCTTGGGTTCCAAGAGATTTCTGTTGGAAACGCCACTCCTGTTTG GTACAATATGCTTACCCAAGGCCTTATCAAGAAGCCGGTGTTTTCATTTTGGCTTAACCGTGATCCAAAAAGTGAAGAAGGAGGTGAAATCGTATTTGGAGGTGTTGATCCAAACCATTTCAGAGGAGAACATACATATGTTCCTGTGACACAAAGGGGTTACTGGCAG TTTGACATGGGTGAGGTTCTCATTGCTGGTGAATCAACCG GCTACTGTGGAAGTGGTTGTTCCGCAATAGCAGATTCTGGAACATCCTTACTTGCGGGGCCAACG gCTGTGATTGCCATGATAAACAAAGCTATTGGAGCATCAGGAGTTGTTAGCCAGCAATGCAAGACTGTTGTTGACCAATATGGACAAATCATTTTGGATTTACTTTTGGCTGAG ACTCAACCACAGAAGATTTGCTCACAAATTGGTCTTTGCGGTTTCGATGGCACCCAAGGGGTCAG TATGGGGATTGATTCGGTGGTGGACAAGGAAAACATGAAATCATCTAGTGGTCTTCGAGGTGCGGGTTGTCCTCCATGTGAAATGGCGGTTGTGTGGATACAGAGCCAGTTGAGGCAGAACATGACTCAAGAGCGGATAGTGAACTACGTTAATGAG ATATGCGAGCGCATGCCTAATCCAAATGGAGAGTCTGCAGTGGACTGCTCAAAACTCTCTACAATGCCGACTGTTTCATTCACCATTGGAGGCAAAGTCTTTGACCTTGCTCCAGAAGAG TACATACTAAAGATTGGAGAAGGACCAGTGGCACAATGCATCAGCGGGTTTACCGCACTTGACATCCCCCCACCTCGTGGACCTCTCTG GATACTGGGAGATGTGTTCATGGGCAAATATCACACGGTCTTTGACTTTGGGAACGAGCGAGTTGGGTTCGCAGAAGCTGTATAA
- the LOC104703829 gene encoding aspartic proteinase A2 isoform X3 — protein MGVESRAVAVSLFVLFLLFVSATSESNDDGTIRVGLKKLKLDPNNRLATRFGSSQEEALRSSFRSYNNNLGGDSGDADIVALKNYLDAQYYGEIAIGTPPQKFTVIFDTGSANLWVPSGKCFLSISCFFHAKYKSSRSSTYKKDGKRAAIHYGSGSISGFFSYDAVTVGDLVVKDQEFIEATSEPGITFVVAKFDGLLGLGFQEISVGNATPVWYNMLTQGLIKKPVFSFWLNRDPKSEEGGEIVFGGVDPNHFRGEHTYVPVTQRGYWQAVIAMINKAIGASGVVSQQCKTVVDQYGQIILDLLLAETQPQKICSQIGLCGFDGTQGVSMGIDSVVDKENMKSSSGLRGAGCPPCEMAVVWIQSQLRQNMTQERIVNYVNEICERMPNPNGESAVDCSKLSTMPTVSFTIGGKVFDLAPEEYILKIGEGPVAQCISGFTALDIPPPRGPLWILGDVFMGKYHTVFDFGNERVGFAEAV, from the exons ATGGGAGTAGAATCGAGAGCAGTTGCTGTTTCACTCTTTGTGTTGTTTCTGTTGTTTGTCTCAGCCACTTCTGAGAGCAATGATGATGGAACAATCAGAGTTGGCTTGAAAAAACTGAAACTGGATCCTAACAACCGACTTGCAACACGCTTTGGTTCCAGTCAAGAAGAGGCCTTAAGATCTTCTTTCCGTTCGTACAACAACAATCTTGGTGGTGATTCTGGAGATGCTGACATTGTAGCGCTCAAGAATTACTTGGATGCTCAGTACTATGGTGAGATTGCTATCGGTACTCCACCGCAGAAGTTTACTGTCATTTTTGATACCGGAAGCGCTAACCTTTGGGTGCCATCAGGGAAGTGTTTTCTCTCG atttcttgtttctttcatgCAAAGTACAAGTCCTCGCGTTCAAGCACATATAAGAAAGATG GGAAAAGGGCCGCAATCCATTACGGGTCAGGATCGATCTCTGGTTTCTTTAGTTATGATGCTGTCACAGTTGGTGATTTGGTTGTCAAAGATCAG GAGTTTATTGAGGCAACCAGTGAGCCAGGTATAACATTCGTGGTGGCTAAATTTGATGGTCTACTTGGTCTTGGGTTCCAAGAGATTTCTGTTGGAAACGCCACTCCTGTTTG GTACAATATGCTTACCCAAGGCCTTATCAAGAAGCCGGTGTTTTCATTTTGGCTTAACCGTGATCCAAAAAGTGAAGAAGGAGGTGAAATCGTATTTGGAGGTGTTGATCCAAACCATTTCAGAGGAGAACATACATATGTTCCTGTGACACAAAGGGGTTACTGGCAG gCTGTGATTGCCATGATAAACAAAGCTATTGGAGCATCAGGAGTTGTTAGCCAGCAATGCAAGACTGTTGTTGACCAATATGGACAAATCATTTTGGATTTACTTTTGGCTGAG ACTCAACCACAGAAGATTTGCTCACAAATTGGTCTTTGCGGTTTCGATGGCACCCAAGGGGTCAG TATGGGGATTGATTCGGTGGTGGACAAGGAAAACATGAAATCATCTAGTGGTCTTCGAGGTGCGGGTTGTCCTCCATGTGAAATGGCGGTTGTGTGGATACAGAGCCAGTTGAGGCAGAACATGACTCAAGAGCGGATAGTGAACTACGTTAATGAG ATATGCGAGCGCATGCCTAATCCAAATGGAGAGTCTGCAGTGGACTGCTCAAAACTCTCTACAATGCCGACTGTTTCATTCACCATTGGAGGCAAAGTCTTTGACCTTGCTCCAGAAGAG TACATACTAAAGATTGGAGAAGGACCAGTGGCACAATGCATCAGCGGGTTTACCGCACTTGACATCCCCCCACCTCGTGGACCTCTCTG GATACTGGGAGATGTGTTCATGGGCAAATATCACACGGTCTTTGACTTTGGGAACGAGCGAGTTGGGTTCGCAGAAGCTGTATAA
- the LOC104703829 gene encoding aspartic proteinase A2 isoform X2 translates to MGVESRAVAVSLFVLFLLFVSATSESNDDGTIRVGLKKLKLDPNNRLATRFGSSQEEALRSSFRSYNNNLGGDSGDADIVALKNYLDAQYYGEIAIGTPPQKFTVIFDTGSANLWVPSGKCFLSISCFFHAKYKSSRSSTYKKDGKRAAIHYGSGSISGFFSYDAVTVGDLVVKDQEFIEATSEPGITFVVAKFDGLLGLGFQEISVGNATPVWYNMLTQGLIKKPVFSFWLNRDPKSEEGGEIVFGGVDPNHFRGEHTYVPVTQRGYWQFDMGEVLIAGESTGYCGSGCSAIADSGTSLLAGPTAVIAMINKAIGASGVVSQQCKTVVDQYGQIILDLLLAETQPQKICSQIGLCGFDGTQGVSMGIDSVVDKENMKSSSGLRGAGCPPCEMAVVWIQSQLRQNMTQERIVNYVNEICERMPNPNGESAVDCSKLSTMPTVSFTIGGKVFDLAPEEYILKIGEGPVAQCISGFTALDIPPPRGPLW, encoded by the exons ATGGGAGTAGAATCGAGAGCAGTTGCTGTTTCACTCTTTGTGTTGTTTCTGTTGTTTGTCTCAGCCACTTCTGAGAGCAATGATGATGGAACAATCAGAGTTGGCTTGAAAAAACTGAAACTGGATCCTAACAACCGACTTGCAACACGCTTTGGTTCCAGTCAAGAAGAGGCCTTAAGATCTTCTTTCCGTTCGTACAACAACAATCTTGGTGGTGATTCTGGAGATGCTGACATTGTAGCGCTCAAGAATTACTTGGATGCTCAGTACTATGGTGAGATTGCTATCGGTACTCCACCGCAGAAGTTTACTGTCATTTTTGATACCGGAAGCGCTAACCTTTGGGTGCCATCAGGGAAGTGTTTTCTCTCG atttcttgtttctttcatgCAAAGTACAAGTCCTCGCGTTCAAGCACATATAAGAAAGATG GGAAAAGGGCCGCAATCCATTACGGGTCAGGATCGATCTCTGGTTTCTTTAGTTATGATGCTGTCACAGTTGGTGATTTGGTTGTCAAAGATCAG GAGTTTATTGAGGCAACCAGTGAGCCAGGTATAACATTCGTGGTGGCTAAATTTGATGGTCTACTTGGTCTTGGGTTCCAAGAGATTTCTGTTGGAAACGCCACTCCTGTTTG GTACAATATGCTTACCCAAGGCCTTATCAAGAAGCCGGTGTTTTCATTTTGGCTTAACCGTGATCCAAAAAGTGAAGAAGGAGGTGAAATCGTATTTGGAGGTGTTGATCCAAACCATTTCAGAGGAGAACATACATATGTTCCTGTGACACAAAGGGGTTACTGGCAG TTTGACATGGGTGAGGTTCTCATTGCTGGTGAATCAACCG GCTACTGTGGAAGTGGTTGTTCCGCAATAGCAGATTCTGGAACATCCTTACTTGCGGGGCCAACG gCTGTGATTGCCATGATAAACAAAGCTATTGGAGCATCAGGAGTTGTTAGCCAGCAATGCAAGACTGTTGTTGACCAATATGGACAAATCATTTTGGATTTACTTTTGGCTGAG ACTCAACCACAGAAGATTTGCTCACAAATTGGTCTTTGCGGTTTCGATGGCACCCAAGGGGTCAG TATGGGGATTGATTCGGTGGTGGACAAGGAAAACATGAAATCATCTAGTGGTCTTCGAGGTGCGGGTTGTCCTCCATGTGAAATGGCGGTTGTGTGGATACAGAGCCAGTTGAGGCAGAACATGACTCAAGAGCGGATAGTGAACTACGTTAATGAG ATATGCGAGCGCATGCCTAATCCAAATGGAGAGTCTGCAGTGGACTGCTCAAAACTCTCTACAATGCCGACTGTTTCATTCACCATTGGAGGCAAAGTCTTTGACCTTGCTCCAGAAGAG TACATACTAAAGATTGGAGAAGGACCAGTGGCACAATGCATCAGCGGGTTTACCGCACTTGACATCCCCCCACCTCGTGGACCTCTCTGGTGA